The following are encoded together in the Balaenoptera acutorostrata chromosome 9, mBalAcu1.1, whole genome shotgun sequence genome:
- the LOC114236818 gene encoding LOW QUALITY PROTEIN: heat shock protein HSP 90-beta-like (The sequence of the model RefSeq protein was modified relative to this genomic sequence to represent the inferred CDS: inserted 1 base in 1 codon), which translates to MAESALSSYKKPNEDSLVLNQKVTKSKKHLEINPDHPNVETLRQKAEADKNDKAVKDLVVLLFETALLSSGFSLEDPQTHSSRIYRMIKLGLGIDEDEVTAEEPSTAVPDEXPPLEDDEDASRMEEVD; encoded by the exons ATGGCTGAGAGTGCTCTTAGTTCATATAAGAAACCCAATGAGGACTCTTTAGTCCTTAATCAAAAAG TCACAAAATCCAAAAAGCACCTGGAGATCAATCCTGACCACCCCAATGTGGAGACCCTGCGGCAGAAGGCAGAGGCAGACAAGAATGACAAGGCTGTCAAGGACCTGGTGGTGCTGCTGTTCGAAACTGCACTGCTCTCTTCCGGCTTCTCGCTTGAGGATCCCCAGACCCACTCCAGCCGCATCTACCGCATGATCAAGCTAGGCTTGGGCATTGATGAAGATGAAGTGACAGCAGAGGAGCCCAGTACTGCTGTTCCTGATG ATCCCCCCCTTGAGGATGATGAGGATGCCTCTCGCATGGAAGAAGTAGATTAG